From Corticium candelabrum chromosome 13, ooCorCand1.1, whole genome shotgun sequence, a single genomic window includes:
- the LOC134189104 gene encoding U6 snRNA phosphodiesterase 1-like isoform X1: MSVSSSRCVVDYSPSDESEDDGRFTGGGADEEMREPVAKRMKTHEDSSLRIKPSVSVSSDDGARDEVMCVPDAVREMFDDGEIECDDAAQHDGRIRSFPHVTGNWATYVFAPFHTNSSFGALVTHLTDELTECLKCSDANMQRDTLAPSMNLMHAKELHISVSRTVTIRHHWIRPLIDCLQKELQSKSSFVYAFEGPRFYCNDEKTRSFLGLRVSAGRRELTGIVECVNSAFDQFALEHFYEDMDFHLSIAWWLGNILPNITDEMQHQLQESFEDFVSSKQFSFEVHELHCKMGNKTFTLPLQ; encoded by the exons atgtCTGTGTCATCATCCCGCTGTGTGGTCGACTACTCGCCGTCAGACGAGAGTGAAGACGACGGAAGATTTACAGGCGGCGGCGCAGACGAAGAAATGAGGGAACCGGTCGCGAAACGAATGAAAACGCACGAAGATTCTTCGCTGCGAAT AAAGccgagtgtgtctgtgtcgagCGACGATGGTGCAAGAGACGAGGTGATGTGTGTGCCAGATGCTGTGCGAGAGATGTTTGACGATG GTGAGATCGAATGTGACGATGCAGCCCAACACGACGGCCGCATTCGTTCGTTTCCACATGTCACAGGAAACTGGGCAACGTACGTGTTCGCTCCAT TTCATACGAACTCTTCGTTTGGAGCTCTGGTCACTCATTTGACTGACGAATTGACTGAATGCTTGAAGTGCTCTGATGCTAATATGCAGAGGGATACGCTTGCACCGTCGATGAATTTGATGCATGCGAAGGAGCTGCATATCAGCGTGTCACGGACGGTTACTATTCGTCACCATTGGATTCGGCCGTTAATCGATTGCCTACAGAAGGAGCTGCAGTCGAAGTCAAG ctTTGTGTATGCATTTGAAGGTCCACGGTTCTATTGCAATGATGAGAAGAcgag ATCATTTCTTGGGTTGCGAGTATCTGCAGGACGACGAGAA TTGACTGGCATTGTTGAGTGTGTCAATTCAGCATTCGACCAGTTTGCTTTGGAACATTTTTACGAG GACATGGACTTTCATTTGAGTATCGCCTGGTGGCTTGGAAACATCTTGCCCAACATCACAGATGAAATGCAGCATCAGttacag GAGTCGTTTGAAGACTTCGTCAGCTCGAAGCAGTTTTCATTCGAAGTCCACGAGCTGCACTGCAAAATGGGAAACAAGACGTTCACCCTTCCTCTTCAATGA
- the LOC134188672 gene encoding uncharacterized protein LOC134188672: MAGLIDRARVRLFGQKVQRPSKDGCSLRGSSATLPLSGDTFTMRLMRPEMRQLHRERARRLESDASNSSSDFDSDAVCRPPHVRTYRRRTSHKSRSDRARQSWCGADSAVERAPNGDRVPTSPALCENDAVILRQPALNRCHRAEISYSVSLDDIDDIKPVDEDNLLAEIDRIQAELSRKEKELETCLKRDSTASTSDGDSGIGGILTPALSQSDTIDCISTNADPPDKHERTARSKTVRFHFPDDEQDEEWEDACGDAGLSSLSEETSDEEGLDADEEYLGRI; the protein is encoded by the coding sequence ATGGCTGGTCTGATCGACCGAGCGCGGGTTAGATTATTCGGGCAGAAAGTTCAGAGACCGAGCAAGGACGGGTGTAGTTTGAGAGGTTCTTCGGCGACGCTTCCTCTCTCTGGTGACACGTTCACGATGCGGCTCATGCGGCCGGAAATGCGACAGCTACATCGAGAGAGAGCGAGGCGACTCGAGTCGGATGCATCCAACAGTAGCAGCGATTTCGACTCTGACGCCGTTTGTCGTCCTCCGCATGTTCGCACGTATCGACGGCGTACGTCGCATAAGTCGAGGTCGGATCGAGCGAGACAGTCGTGGTGCGGCGCAGACTCGGCCGTTGAACGTGCGCCGAACGGTGACAGGGTGCCGACCTCGCCCGCGCTCTGCGAGAACGACGCGGTGATACTACGCCAACCCGCGCTCAACCGATGCCATCGAGCGGAGATCAGCTACAGCGTCAGTCTCGACGACATCGATGATATCAAGCCAGTGGACGAGGACAACCTACTCGCTGAGATAGACAGAATTCAAGCCGAGCTGAGTCGAAAGGAGAAAGAACTAGAAACGTGTCTAAAACGAGACTCGACTGCCAGCACGTCGGACGGTGACAGTGGCATTGGGGGGATTCTCACTCCAGCGTTGAGTCAGAGTGACACAATTGACTGTATCTCGACCAATGCGGATCCTCCAGACAAACACGAACGCACGGCGAGATCTAAAACAGTTCGCTTCCATTTCCCAGACGACGAACAAGACGAGGAGTGGGAAGATGCGTGTGGAGATGCAGGTCTGTCGTCTCTATCGGAAGAGACGTCAGACGAGGAAGGTCTGGATGCAGACGAAGAATACCTAGGGAGGATCTAG
- the LOC134189104 gene encoding U6 snRNA phosphodiesterase 1-like isoform X2 has product MSVSSSRCVVDYSPSDESEDDGRFTGGGADEEMREPVAKRMKTHEDSSLRIKPSVSVSSDDGARDEVMCVPDAVREMFDDGEIECDDAAQHDGRIRSFPHVTGNWATYVFAPFHTNSSFGALVTHLTDELTECLKCSDANMQRDTLAPSMNLMHAKELHISVSRTVTIRHHWIRPLIDCLQKELQSKSSFVYAFEGPRFYCNDEKTRSFLGLRVSAGRRELTGIVECVNSAFDQFALEHFYEDMDFHLSIAWWLGNILPNITDEMQHQLQSEPENGHHLIRQRLLVIQNTNTANC; this is encoded by the exons atgtCTGTGTCATCATCCCGCTGTGTGGTCGACTACTCGCCGTCAGACGAGAGTGAAGACGACGGAAGATTTACAGGCGGCGGCGCAGACGAAGAAATGAGGGAACCGGTCGCGAAACGAATGAAAACGCACGAAGATTCTTCGCTGCGAAT AAAGccgagtgtgtctgtgtcgagCGACGATGGTGCAAGAGACGAGGTGATGTGTGTGCCAGATGCTGTGCGAGAGATGTTTGACGATG GTGAGATCGAATGTGACGATGCAGCCCAACACGACGGCCGCATTCGTTCGTTTCCACATGTCACAGGAAACTGGGCAACGTACGTGTTCGCTCCAT TTCATACGAACTCTTCGTTTGGAGCTCTGGTCACTCATTTGACTGACGAATTGACTGAATGCTTGAAGTGCTCTGATGCTAATATGCAGAGGGATACGCTTGCACCGTCGATGAATTTGATGCATGCGAAGGAGCTGCATATCAGCGTGTCACGGACGGTTACTATTCGTCACCATTGGATTCGGCCGTTAATCGATTGCCTACAGAAGGAGCTGCAGTCGAAGTCAAG ctTTGTGTATGCATTTGAAGGTCCACGGTTCTATTGCAATGATGAGAAGAcgag ATCATTTCTTGGGTTGCGAGTATCTGCAGGACGACGAGAA TTGACTGGCATTGTTGAGTGTGTCAATTCAGCATTCGACCAGTTTGCTTTGGAACATTTTTACGAG GACATGGACTTTCATTTGAGTATCGCCTGGTGGCTTGGAAACATCTTGCCCAACATCACAGATGAAATGCAGCATCAGttacag TCCGAACCAGAAAATGGACATCATCTTATAAGGCAACGTCTCCTGGTCATTCAGAACACTAACACTGCAAACTGTTGA